A stretch of Thermoanaerobaculum aquaticum DNA encodes these proteins:
- the folP gene encoding dihydropteroate synthase, protein MGGFEPQRVFAGGSPAIMGILNVTPDSFSDGGLFLEHQAAVARGLEMLAEGAVIVDVGGESTRPGAAPVPADEEAARVVPVLAALAQKAPQAVLSVDTSKPDVAEKALAAGAQLVNDVTAGGDPRMLEVVAEAGAGIVLMHMRGTPQTMQQDTRYTHVVAEVAEFLAARADAALAAGVPKERIFLDPGIGFGKDLEGNLALLRALAHLAALGFALVLGVSRKSFIGQLTGAAVGERLPGSLAALLPALGCPQVVVRVHDVAATKQFLQVARAVRAA, encoded by the coding sequence ATGGGAGGTTTTGAGCCCCAGCGGGTTTTTGCGGGGGGAAGCCCGGCCATCATGGGCATCCTCAACGTAACCCCTGACTCTTTCTCCGACGGTGGGCTTTTTCTGGAGCACCAAGCAGCAGTGGCGCGGGGCCTGGAGATGCTGGCCGAAGGCGCGGTGATCGTGGACGTGGGGGGGGAAAGCACCCGTCCGGGGGCCGCTCCGGTGCCAGCGGATGAGGAGGCGGCGCGGGTGGTCCCGGTGCTTGCGGCACTGGCCCAAAAGGCGCCGCAGGCGGTGCTGTCGGTGGACACCTCCAAGCCAGACGTGGCCGAAAAAGCTCTGGCGGCGGGCGCTCAGCTGGTGAACGACGTGACCGCCGGCGGGGATCCGCGGATGCTGGAGGTGGTGGCCGAAGCGGGAGCGGGGATCGTGCTCATGCACATGCGGGGGACCCCGCAAACCATGCAGCAGGATACCCGCTACACCCACGTGGTGGCGGAGGTGGCGGAGTTTCTAGCGGCGCGGGCGGACGCGGCGCTGGCGGCCGGCGTTCCCAAGGAGCGCATCTTCTTGGACCCCGGCATTGGTTTTGGCAAGGACCTCGAGGGGAACCTGGCCCTTTTGCGGGCCCTCGCCCATTTGGCGGCGTTGGGTTTTGCTCTTGTTTTGGGGGTTTCCCGGAAGTCCTTCATTGGCCAACTCACCGGGGCTGCGGTGGGTGAGCGTCTGCCGGGAAGCCTGGCGGCGCTCTTGCCGGCCCTGGGGTGCCCGCAGGTGGTGGTGAGGGTGCACGATGTAGCCGCCACCAAGCAGTTCCTGCAGGTGGCGCGAGCGGTGAGGGCCGCATGA
- the cdaA gene encoding diadenylate cyclase CdaA — MRGWGKVLHLPVDVGLKDLADILLVAMLFYFLLRALRGRRALAMLWGILILVAGFVAAQAADLITLSAILGQVLFYLPLAVIVLFQHDIRRILASVGQAPLLRLFSSSPTRQVLVNDVVLACRTLRARRYGALIVIERGEGLRSYAETGIPLEALCTYDLLVNLFTPGTPLHDGAVIIQGGRIQAAGCFLPLTMQPNVSSELGSRHRAALGISEETDAVAVVVSEERGEVSLAVGGTLHRDLEERELRDLLVKLLYLGQREGKR; from the coding sequence ATGAGGGGCTGGGGGAAGGTTTTGCACCTGCCGGTGGATGTGGGCCTTAAGGATTTGGCCGACATCCTCCTGGTGGCCATGCTCTTTTACTTCCTGTTGCGGGCCCTGCGCGGGCGGCGGGCGCTGGCCATGCTGTGGGGGATCCTCATTTTGGTGGCCGGCTTTGTGGCTGCCCAGGCCGCGGATCTCATCACGCTTTCGGCCATCCTAGGGCAGGTGCTCTTTTACCTGCCGTTGGCGGTTATCGTCTTGTTCCAGCACGACATCCGACGCATTCTGGCGTCGGTGGGGCAGGCTCCGCTCTTGCGTTTGTTTTCGTCCTCACCCACGCGGCAAGTGCTGGTCAACGACGTGGTGCTGGCCTGCCGCACCCTGCGGGCGCGCCGCTACGGGGCGCTGATCGTCATTGAGCGGGGGGAGGGGCTGCGCAGCTACGCGGAAACCGGCATCCCCCTGGAAGCCCTTTGCACCTACGACCTTTTGGTCAACCTCTTCACCCCCGGCACCCCCTTGCACGATGGGGCGGTGATCATCCAAGGGGGGAGAATCCAGGCGGCAGGCTGTTTTTTGCCGCTCACCATGCAGCCCAACGTGTCCTCGGAGCTGGGCTCCCGTCACCGGGCGGCCCTGGGGATTTCCGAGGAAACCGACGCGGTGGCGGTGGTGGTTTCCGAAGAGCGGGGTGAGGTGAGCCTGGCGGTGGGGGGCACGCTCCACCGGGACCTGGAAGAAAGGGAGCTCCGGGACCTCCTGGTGAAGCTCCTGTACCTGGGCCAGCGGGAGGGGAAGCGGTGA
- a CDS encoding VWA domain-containing protein, which produces MRPFVAFCLACLGFNAGAQQPQTFTTTTEVRVVNVEVVVTDADGLPVTDLGPQDFLLFEDGQPVEVSNFFKVVQAQPQLATEDTSRGIGPQDERFRRRLVLVVDNNFLDPVTRARALEKAKEFLTHSVAGESEWAVAAIGQDLQYLLPFTSDAFQVAAALDEVGKLPSFASRHRLDFRLENDPVRSQYLQTEEPSRGTRYDIGQTQRFASQERARRNLQSFAVTARVLGGLMRSYATFGGRKAVVLLTGTMEFHPEAQYLVSNDPKTWADTGLTDRAQSDPALESLKRDTEEVLQALVRAANSTGFQLYVINTRGLESPLRLHDVENRQLGMVKNVGSFTAPPETSDPETAPLTLVQGTGGLYLRSNQIEKPLTKVLEDTATYYSLGYVPKHPPDRQFHSIAVKVQRAGVKVRHRLGYLDLPEEEKLAQELATPLTFPKPKGALPVTLSLEERGPEGKEYRMAAQVTVPLSALVFLPQPSGGVAASCTVYLAVYNEKGENLTVVPKSFPLSVPAGQEAAAKEGVFRPTLLFTIPPGAYTVAATVLDGVAKEHGTAWQQVLVGRAP; this is translated from the coding sequence ATGCGACCTTTTGTGGCTTTTTGCCTTGCTTGCCTGGGTTTTAACGCCGGCGCCCAGCAACCGCAAACCTTCACCACCACCACCGAGGTGCGGGTGGTCAACGTGGAGGTGGTGGTCACCGACGCCGACGGTTTGCCGGTCACCGATTTAGGTCCTCAGGACTTCCTGCTTTTTGAAGACGGCCAGCCCGTGGAGGTGAGCAACTTTTTCAAGGTGGTGCAGGCCCAGCCGCAGCTGGCAACCGAAGACACCTCCCGCGGCATTGGACCCCAGGACGAGCGGTTCCGTCGGCGGCTGGTGCTGGTGGTGGACAACAACTTCTTGGATCCCGTCACCCGCGCTCGGGCTTTGGAAAAAGCCAAGGAGTTCCTTACCCACAGCGTGGCCGGTGAGAGCGAGTGGGCGGTGGCGGCCATTGGTCAGGACCTGCAGTACCTTTTGCCCTTTACCTCCGATGCCTTTCAGGTGGCCGCGGCCCTCGATGAGGTAGGCAAGCTGCCCAGCTTTGCGTCCAGGCACCGGCTGGACTTTCGCCTGGAAAACGACCCGGTTCGCTCCCAGTACCTGCAAACCGAGGAGCCTTCCCGCGGCACCCGCTACGACATTGGCCAAACCCAGCGCTTTGCCTCCCAGGAGCGGGCCCGCCGCAACCTGCAGTCCTTTGCCGTGACCGCCCGGGTTTTGGGTGGGCTCATGCGCTCCTACGCCACCTTTGGGGGGCGCAAGGCGGTGGTGCTTTTGACCGGCACCATGGAATTTCACCCCGAGGCCCAGTACCTGGTGAGCAACGACCCCAAAACCTGGGCCGATACAGGGCTTACGGACCGGGCGCAGTCGGACCCCGCCTTGGAGTCCTTGAAGCGCGACACCGAGGAGGTGCTGCAAGCCCTGGTGCGGGCAGCGAACTCCACGGGGTTCCAGCTTTACGTCATCAACACCCGCGGTTTGGAGTCTCCCCTGCGGTTGCACGATGTGGAAAACCGCCAGCTGGGGATGGTGAAAAACGTGGGGAGTTTCACGGCACCGCCGGAAACTTCTGATCCGGAAACGGCGCCGCTGACGCTCGTTCAGGGCACCGGCGGTCTTTACCTGCGCAGCAACCAAATTGAAAAGCCGCTTACCAAGGTGTTGGAGGACACCGCCACGTACTACTCCCTGGGCTACGTCCCCAAGCACCCCCCCGATCGCCAGTTTCACAGCATTGCGGTGAAGGTCCAGCGGGCCGGCGTAAAGGTGAGGCACCGTTTGGGCTACCTGGATCTCCCGGAGGAGGAAAAGCTGGCCCAGGAGCTGGCCACGCCCCTGACGTTTCCCAAGCCCAAGGGCGCTTTGCCTGTGACCCTCAGCTTGGAAGAGCGGGGGCCTGAGGGCAAGGAGTACCGCATGGCGGCGCAGGTTACCGTTCCCCTTTCGGCTTTGGTTTTCCTGCCCCAACCCAGCGGGGGTGTGGCTGCCTCCTGCACCGTGTACCTGGCGGTGTACAACGAAAAAGGCGAAAACCTCACGGTGGTGCCCAAAAGCTTCCCGCTGTCGGTACCGGCCGGCCAGGAAGCCGCGGCCAAGGAGGGGGTCTTCCGCCCCACCCTGCTTTTCACCATCCCGCCGGGAGCCTACACGGTGGCGGCCACGGTGCTGGATGGTGTGGCCAAAGAGCACGGCACCGCCTGGCAGCAGGTGCTGGTGGGGCGGGCGCCCTAA
- a CDS encoding CdaR family protein: MRLWPRQPGLALLALALSVVLWYARALERRMPVAEREVEASLTLVNIPPNLVVTSDVPRTVAVRLRGPLERLQAVDKLGAVVDLAQAREGEASYPVASRLVNLPLDVGVVGISPPEVALRLEKLVSRQVPVRVVLAGSPAEGFHVAAASADPRLVMVQGPEQQVNVLPSVSTDPVVVEGARMGFEVTVGVRSPSPLLRVVGPLAVRVRVDIGRAEEAKTQGGS, from the coding sequence GTGAGGCTCTGGCCCCGTCAACCCGGTTTGGCGTTGCTGGCTCTAGCCTTGAGCGTGGTGCTTTGGTACGCCCGGGCGTTGGAGCGGCGCATGCCGGTGGCGGAACGGGAGGTGGAAGCTTCCCTCACGCTGGTCAACATCCCCCCCAACCTGGTGGTGACCTCCGATGTACCCCGCACCGTGGCGGTGCGTTTGCGGGGCCCCTTGGAGCGGCTGCAGGCGGTGGACAAGCTGGGGGCGGTGGTGGACCTGGCCCAGGCCCGGGAGGGGGAAGCCTCCTATCCGGTGGCCAGCCGCTTGGTCAACCTGCCGTTAGACGTGGGCGTGGTGGGCATTTCCCCACCGGAGGTGGCGCTGCGCCTGGAGAAGCTGGTGTCCCGCCAGGTGCCGGTGCGGGTGGTGCTGGCCGGCAGCCCAGCGGAGGGTTTCCACGTGGCTGCGGCCAGCGCCGACCCCCGGCTGGTGATGGTGCAGGGGCCCGAGCAGCAGGTAAACGTGTTGCCTTCGGTGAGCACCGATCCGGTGGTGGTGGAGGGGGCAAGGATGGGCTTTGAGGTGACCGTGGGGGTTCGCTCGCCCAGCCCATTGCTGCGGGTGGTGGGGCCTTTAGCGGTGCGGGTGCGGGTGGACATTGGCAGGGCGGAAGAAGCCAAAACCCAGGGGGGTTCATGA